CTTAAGGTTTCTCCAGCTATGAGCTCTTTACAAGGTTACTACCGGCTTAGGCCGAAAGATCAAAAGAACACATCTGAAGGTTTTGAGATGGCAGTCAACAGGAATGAATATTCTCATCATCTGGAAGGTGGTCTGTATCTTAAACCATCACCAGCTTCCCACCCGCCTTTGTGCCTCCATCGGAAAACTAGAAGCTTGGTTAATGAGTTACTTGACGAGAACAATGAACTGGTTAACAAATTATTCCTTGATGAAGCAAAGGAAATTGAGTCTGAGAAATTGGCGAGGCGTCGTCAGAAATCAGAAACTGATTTCACTTCCATCTATTCTGACTTGCTGATTAGAGAGGAAAACAGCGGGGCTGCTTTCTCGACAATCACTGGAAAATGCTTAGCCCTCAGACCCAAAGCAGGAAACCGGGCCACAAAAAATGTCGAGGCAGCTGGTTTGATCTCTGCACAATCAGGTCCCAGAGATGTGGCTGATGGATTCCCCATGGTAAGGAAGTCGTCAAGCACGCCTAGTTTGAATGATCAAGACAGCATTAGTTCTTCCATCTGGCCAACATCGAAGTGGAGTTTGAAGCCAGATTTGCAAGCCTTGTCTGCTTCAACCATAACGAGACCAATCTTTGATGGATTGCCAAAACCAACAACTGGTCGGAAAAACAAAACAGCGCTCGATTAGTTCAGTATAAGAGATCACATTCAATTTACTCGATTTTTGGAGCCAACATTTTGTCTGCTGTTGAGTAGCTAGCTAGCTCTTGAAGGTAAATAGAAAGAGACTGGAGACTGGGGGGCATCAAATAAAGATCGCAGGTTCTTGTTAGTTTATGTGGAAAAAAACTGTTGATACATTTTCTCACTCGtgtactttattttttgttaacttgGTGAGAAGCGCCAAAATCCACCCTTCTGTACCTGAAAAATGGAAGTGATAATACAGCACAAACGCTTTTTGTCATTGATTTGTCTTAAATAGAGGATTACAGTCCCCGCAACTACGTCATGTCAGAATAATTAGTGAGTTTGCAATGGCTTCCTTTCCCCTCCAAAGTTTGAGCCAATGGAATTGGTCAGTGGCAATATTAAGCCTGTTTGGATTAGCCCACGAGGATTAGTGTTATTTGGTTTGCTTGACTACAAGTCATAACACTAAAGTTCATTTAgctcctgggttcaaacctcaccgtgcacgtcTATCACCCACACaatgccttacatgctcactaggtttgcaggatgttcagtgagccgtgagattagtcgtggtacgcACAAGATGGCCCGGACAaccacgtaaatcaaaaaaaataaaattcattcagCTCATAACAAAAGGTTGTGAGCTgacagtaatttattttttcaaaccgcGACAGTAAAGGCTATAACAATGTCATACACACACAACTTGACTATCACTAGATGTTATGTCCGCGTGATGTCACAAGTTTGTGCGtggatttataaaaaatatcatatgaaaaaaaatcattgcagtccaaatatttttttaaaaaaactgtaaaactaaattctcaaccagctcaatattaaaaataataaaattgataaaaataatttaaaaaaaaatatattataaaaataaaatcatgtggatgaacactatagcaatccacagtgttttaaaaaaaaataataaaaaaaaatttgacaaaaataattctaaaaaaaaaacaacaaaaaaaagaagacaatattgaaaaaagaaaagaaaaaagatatgaaaaaaaaacatatagaaaaagttaaaactaagttctcaaccatctcaatattaaaatcatttaggaaaacactatagcaatctatagtttttt
This Populus alba chromosome 7, ASM523922v2, whole genome shotgun sequence DNA region includes the following protein-coding sequences:
- the LOC118049711 gene encoding uncharacterized protein isoform X1 produces the protein MKIQMESNGGQHHHLNQDQNSEYSQFSNGGVYVYHDNHNDEIDQVLQFYSNYNKSEIKGKGRNTLPSPPSTTTATSSASTSSNGGSGFIEHPVSKLDTLAGVAIKYGVEVADIKKMNGLVTDLQMFALKSLQIPLPGRHPPSLFLSNGFDTPRQSSYEQTPPRGLQSDLFDSFQYLNPKSSQLKVSPAMSSLQGYYRLRPKDQKNTSEGFEMAVNRNEYSHHLEGGLYLKPSPASHPPLCLHRKTRSLVNELLDENNELVNKLFLDEAKEIESEKLARRRQKSETDFTSIYSDLLIREENSGAAFSTITGKCLALRPKAGNRATKNVEAAGLISAQSGPRDVADGFPMVRKSSSTPSLNDQDSISSSIWPTSKWSLKPDLQALSASTITRPIFDGLPKPTTGRKNKTALD
- the LOC118049711 gene encoding uncharacterized protein isoform X2, with translation MLLTIAQQFMVADIKKMNGLVTDLQMFALKSLQIPLPGRHPPSLFLSNGFDTPRQSSYEQTPPRGLQSDLFDSFQYLNPKSSQLKVSPAMSSLQGYYRLRPKDQKNTSEGFEMAVNRNEYSHHLEGGLYLKPSPASHPPLCLHRKTRSLVNELLDENNELVNKLFLDEAKEIESEKLARRRQKSETDFTSIYSDLLIREENSGAAFSTITGKCLALRPKAGNRATKNVEAAGLISAQSGPRDVADGFPMVRKSSSTPSLNDQDSISSSIWPTSKWSLKPDLQALSASTITRPIFDGLPKPTTGRKNKTALD